In a genomic window of Sulfuricaulis sp.:
- a CDS encoding 2Fe-2S iron-sulfur cluster-binding protein yields the protein MPDQSNNGAQLLSLTRAARLVGVTRGALQKKIKKGELETFEGMVKPEDLLRAYPDTQLDNSGELERFTHIKDDAFAHRVREVLLPGPEVLAERLSGLSKELAKTRMQVGRYKTITDWLYDKFSEHERSGGQDIRNIMGPLKLWLRHELEKQSPNDYLQSYVVKESFLRLMTAHVRLVPGQREFFVEGSDTILDAALRAGISLRYGCSNGNCGLCKARVVSGKTLPMRHSDYAFSEAEKNQGYVLLCSHTAVNDLEIEAAEIGGAQDIPAQQIATRVKKIELLGDNMALLHLQTPRTKRLQFLAGQAVTLETANGAEADYPVASCPCDDRNLQFHVQRLPGNRLADYVFKKLKPGDIVSLVGPKGEFKLGEESPRSLIFLAHGTGFAPIKSLIEHAMARDVAESLHLYWLSDDGGHYLNNLCRSWTDALDNFQYTSLTAGAAKSDLALKQLTKDHPDLSGFDIYAAGPEAFLTSVNKYLRDNKFPDNQLITSRVD from the coding sequence ATGCCAGACCAGTCAAATAACGGCGCACAGTTACTTAGCTTGACGCGCGCCGCGCGTCTTGTGGGCGTCACGCGTGGCGCGCTCCAGAAAAAAATCAAGAAAGGCGAGCTGGAAACCTTCGAGGGCATGGTCAAGCCCGAGGATTTGCTGCGCGCCTATCCGGATACACAACTGGACAACAGCGGTGAACTGGAGCGCTTCACCCACATCAAGGACGATGCCTTTGCCCACCGTGTGCGTGAAGTACTGCTGCCCGGACCCGAGGTGCTGGCCGAACGTCTCTCCGGGCTGAGCAAGGAACTGGCAAAAACACGGATGCAGGTGGGGCGCTACAAAACCATCACCGACTGGCTGTATGACAAATTCAGTGAGCATGAAAGGTCCGGCGGTCAGGATATCCGCAATATCATGGGGCCTCTCAAGCTGTGGCTACGGCATGAACTGGAGAAGCAGTCGCCCAACGACTATCTTCAATCCTACGTCGTCAAGGAGAGTTTTCTCCGCCTCATGACCGCCCATGTTCGCCTCGTTCCGGGCCAACGCGAGTTTTTCGTGGAAGGTTCGGACACCATCCTGGATGCCGCCCTGCGTGCCGGCATCTCGCTGCGTTATGGTTGCAGCAACGGCAACTGCGGTTTGTGCAAGGCCAGGGTGGTTTCCGGGAAGACGCTCCCGATGCGCCACTCCGATTACGCTTTCAGCGAGGCCGAAAAGAATCAGGGCTATGTGCTGCTGTGTTCCCACACGGCGGTGAACGATCTGGAGATCGAGGCCGCCGAGATCGGCGGCGCGCAGGATATTCCGGCACAACAAATCGCGACGCGGGTCAAGAAGATAGAGTTGCTTGGCGATAACATGGCGCTGTTGCACTTGCAGACGCCACGCACGAAGCGGCTGCAGTTCCTCGCCGGCCAGGCGGTGACGCTCGAAACCGCCAACGGCGCCGAGGCGGATTACCCGGTCGCCAGTTGCCCGTGTGACGACCGCAATCTCCAGTTTCACGTGCAGCGTCTGCCCGGCAATCGCCTCGCCGATTATGTCTTCAAAAAACTGAAACCAGGGGATATCGTTTCGCTCGTCGGACCCAAAGGGGAATTCAAGTTGGGCGAGGAATCGCCACGTTCCCTGATTTTTCTGGCCCATGGAACGGGATTCGCGCCGATCAAAAGCCTCATCGAACACGCCATGGCGCGGGACGTGGCCGAGAGCCTGCACCTGTATTGGCTCAGCGACGACGGCGGTCATTACCTCAACAATCTCTGCCGTTCCTGGACAGACGCGCTGGATAATTTCCAGTACACATCATTGACGGCGGGGGCGGCCAAATCGGACTTGGCCCTCAAGCAGCTCACGAAGGATCATCCCGATCTCAGCGGCTTCGATATCTACGCCGCCGGACCCGAAGCCTTTCTGACATCGGTGAATAAATACCTGCGCGACAATAAATTTCCGGATAACCAGCTGATCACCAGCCGCGTGGACTGA
- a CDS encoding RNA-binding protein codes for MNIFVGNLSRDVTEEDLREAFSAFGQISKVTILKDKFSGEPRGFGFVEMPAKAEATAAINGMNQKDLKGRALNVNEARPKTDRPGGGGGGGGGGGGGGGRGGFGNRGGGGGGGGWGNRGGGGGGGGGGGRRSY; via the coding sequence ATGAATATCTTCGTAGGAAATCTGTCGCGCGATGTCACGGAAGAAGACTTGCGCGAGGCCTTCAGCGCCTTCGGGCAGATCAGCAAGGTCACCATTCTCAAAGACAAGTTCAGTGGCGAGCCGCGTGGTTTCGGATTTGTTGAAATGCCGGCGAAGGCCGAGGCAACGGCCGCCATCAACGGCATGAACCAGAAAGACCTGAAAGGTCGCGCGCTGAATGTCAACGAAGCCCGGCCCAAGACTGATCGTCCTGGTGGCGGTGGTGGTGGTGGTGGTGGTGGTGGCGGTGGTGGTGGCCGCGGTGGCTTTGGGAATCGTGGTGGTGGTGGCGGTGGTGGCGGCTGGGGAAATCGCGGCGGTGGTGGCGGTGGTGGTGGCGGTGGCGGGCGACGGAGTTACTAG
- a CDS encoding DEAD/DEAH box helicase, which produces MTFEKLALHPSILKAISESGYTVPTPIQAQAIPAALEGHDLMASAQTGTGKTAAFVMPSLQRLSTPSTKNSRGPRVLVLTPTRELANQVTAAAIKYGKHMRFRIGSVVGGMPYPPQMRLLSQPLDILVATPGRLLDHMERGRIDYSRLEILVLDEADRMLDMGFIHAVEEIAAATPATRQTLLFSATLEGNIAKLARRLLKNPKLIQIATPQERHENIEQRLHHVDDGAHKQRLLTHLLDDINMNKAIVFTATKRGADRLAKTLHAKGHPAAALHGDMNQNQRNRAITNLRSGSVRLLVATDVAARGIDVSGITHVINFDLPKSAEDYVHRIGRTGRAGAKGIAISFAAPDNFQQLRDIERYTRQAIPAHVIPGMEPTLRPRQHAPSAHRRGGPSSNKPHRQNGAPHHFKAKNGGNHPRHGQGPRHGSGGTGRTVKAFG; this is translated from the coding sequence GTGACTTTTGAAAAACTAGCTTTACACCCGTCTATCCTCAAGGCCATCAGCGAGAGCGGTTACACCGTGCCTACTCCAATCCAGGCGCAGGCAATCCCCGCGGCACTGGAAGGCCACGACCTCATGGCTTCGGCCCAGACCGGCACCGGCAAGACAGCCGCATTCGTCATGCCCTCGCTGCAACGGCTGAGCACGCCGTCGACCAAAAATTCCCGCGGCCCGCGCGTGCTGGTGCTGACACCCACACGCGAGCTCGCCAACCAGGTAACAGCGGCCGCCATCAAATACGGCAAGCACATGCGTTTTCGCATCGGCAGCGTCGTCGGCGGCATGCCCTATCCGCCGCAGATGCGGCTGCTGTCCCAACCGCTGGATATTCTGGTGGCGACACCCGGACGGCTGCTGGACCACATGGAACGTGGACGCATCGACTACTCGCGCCTGGAAATACTGGTGCTGGACGAGGCCGACCGCATGCTCGACATGGGTTTCATTCACGCGGTGGAAGAAATCGCCGCCGCCACACCGGCCACCCGTCAGACACTGCTGTTTTCCGCGACGCTCGAAGGCAATATCGCCAAACTGGCACGCCGCCTGCTGAAAAACCCCAAGCTCATCCAGATCGCGACACCGCAGGAACGACATGAAAATATCGAGCAACGCCTGCATCACGTGGACGATGGCGCGCACAAGCAGCGCCTGCTGACTCACCTGTTGGATGATATCAACATGAACAAGGCCATCGTGTTCACCGCTACCAAGCGGGGAGCGGATCGTCTTGCCAAAACCCTGCACGCCAAGGGGCACCCGGCCGCGGCACTGCACGGTGACATGAACCAGAACCAGCGTAACCGCGCGATCACCAATTTGCGTTCAGGCTCGGTGCGCTTGCTGGTGGCCACCGACGTGGCCGCTCGCGGTATCGACGTCTCCGGCATTACCCATGTCATCAACTTCGATCTCCCGAAAAGCGCGGAGGATTATGTGCATCGCATCGGCCGCACCGGCCGCGCAGGCGCCAAGGGCATCGCCATCTCGTTCGCCGCGCCGGATAATTTCCAGCAGCTGCGGGATATCGAGCGTTACACCCGCCAGGCGATTCCGGCCCATGTCATACCCGGCATGGAACCGACCCTGCGCCCGCGACAGCACGCACCCTCGGCCCACCGTCGCGGCGGCCCGTCTAGCAACAAACCGCATCGCCAAAACGGTGCGCCGCACCATTTCAAAGCAAAAAACGGCGGGAATCATCCTCGTCACGGCCAAGGCCCGCGCCATGGCTCGGGTGGCACCGGCCGCACTGTAAAGGCATTCGGCTAA
- a CDS encoding MarC family protein, translating into MFDLFVDSLIILLVVVDPVAVAPLFAALTHGESVTTKRRIAIRGTTIAGGILVVFALAGGMLLDALGIGMPAFQIAGGLLLFLLAVDMVFARHSGLRSTTEREQREAETKKDISVFPLAIPLIAGPGALTSVLLMVGDQGDDPLVIGTVLAVILVVLLVTLVSLIFSARIMALMGETGANVISRVLGVVLAALAVQFVLNGWQEGFMMIGENASQMLTI; encoded by the coding sequence GTGTTCGACCTGTTTGTGGATTCGCTGATTATCCTGCTCGTGGTGGTTGACCCGGTGGCCGTGGCCCCGCTTTTTGCGGCGCTGACGCACGGTGAATCGGTGACCACCAAACGCCGTATCGCCATCCGTGGAACGACTATCGCGGGGGGGATTCTGGTGGTGTTCGCGTTGGCCGGCGGCATGCTGCTGGATGCGCTTGGCATCGGCATGCCGGCGTTTCAAATCGCGGGTGGGTTGCTGCTGTTTCTGCTCGCGGTCGACATGGTGTTTGCCCGCCATTCCGGGTTGCGCTCCACTACCGAACGCGAACAGCGCGAGGCGGAGACGAAAAAGGATATCTCGGTTTTCCCCCTGGCCATTCCGCTCATTGCCGGTCCGGGCGCATTGACCTCGGTGCTGCTCATGGTGGGCGACCAGGGCGATGATCCGCTTGTGATCGGCACGGTGCTGGCGGTGATCCTGGTAGTGCTGCTGGTGACACTGGTTTCGTTGATTTTTTCGGCGCGCATCATGGCGCTCATGGGCGAGACCGGCGCGAACGTTATCAGCCGCGTACTCGGCGTGGTGCTCGCGGCACTGGCGGTTCAGTTCGTGCTGAACGGCTGGCAGGAAGGTTTTATGATGATCGGGGAAAACGCGTCACAGATGTTGACGATCTGA
- a CDS encoding HD-GYP domain-containing protein gives MGKRKLEVQQLKIGMYVRELDRPWRETPFIFQGFEIRSEDEIRDLQRYCQHVYVDIPEVYQKPIPRTPAEKAVAEEVLQHRKVERDLLIKVASHPLLKPVYHDQTRLEQEIEAAREIHHETRELVYTLLEDVRLGKNINSLGAKKVVAEMVESVIRNPDALTSFAQLKKKDEYTAQHSMRVCILALSFGRHLGLDQHELNLLGLGALLHDIGKMRVPNEILNKPGALTEYEYAQMKSHVPHGVAILEKSSGIPPPAVQVARCHHERYSGGGYIGGLKGDDIGMFGMIGGIVDCYDAISSDRAYHTGMSAHAALKKMYEWRHRDFHPGLVEQFIQCMGIYPIGSVVELNTGEIGVVVTMNRVRRLKPQVALVLQPDYYPVPGATTVDLTDYKTRDGRPCEIDRVLDPGTYGINPVQYLPVDTAA, from the coding sequence ATGGGTAAAAGAAAGCTCGAGGTACAGCAACTCAAGATAGGGATGTACGTCCGCGAACTGGACCGTCCCTGGCGCGAAACTCCCTTCATCTTCCAAGGCTTCGAAATCCGCAGCGAAGATGAAATCCGCGACCTGCAGCGCTACTGCCAGCACGTCTACGTCGATATCCCCGAAGTCTACCAAAAGCCAATTCCACGTACTCCGGCGGAAAAGGCCGTCGCCGAGGAAGTGTTACAACACAGGAAAGTCGAACGCGATCTTCTCATCAAGGTTGCCAGTCATCCACTGCTCAAGCCGGTCTACCACGATCAAACCCGCCTGGAGCAGGAGATCGAAGCCGCCCGAGAAATTCATCATGAAACCCGGGAGCTGGTATACACCCTGCTGGAGGATGTGCGCCTCGGAAAAAACATCAACAGTCTTGGCGCCAAAAAGGTGGTCGCCGAGATGGTGGAAAGCGTTATTCGCAATCCGGATGCGCTCACCAGCTTCGCTCAGCTGAAAAAGAAAGACGAATACACCGCGCAACACAGTATGCGCGTCTGCATTCTGGCGCTCTCCTTCGGTCGTCATCTTGGACTGGATCAACACGAGCTCAACCTGCTAGGCCTTGGCGCGTTGCTGCACGACATCGGAAAGATGAGGGTGCCGAACGAGATTTTGAACAAACCCGGCGCGCTCACTGAATATGAATATGCACAAATGAAAAGCCACGTGCCGCACGGCGTGGCCATTCTGGAAAAATCCTCCGGGATTCCACCCCCCGCCGTCCAGGTGGCGCGCTGCCATCACGAACGTTACAGCGGCGGCGGTTACATCGGCGGCCTTAAAGGGGACGATATCGGAATGTTCGGCATGATCGGAGGCATCGTGGACTGCTACGATGCCATCTCCAGCGACCGCGCCTATCACACCGGCATGTCAGCCCATGCCGCGCTGAAAAAGATGTATGAGTGGCGCCACCGCGACTTCCACCCCGGCTTGGTGGAGCAATTCATCCAGTGCATGGGAATTTATCCGATCGGGAGCGTGGTGGAACTCAACACCGGCGAGATCGGCGTGGTCGTGACCATGAACCGCGTGCGCCGGCTGAAACCCCAGGTGGCACTGGTACTGCAACCCGACTACTACCCGGTCCCGGGCGCCACGACCGTGGACCTCACCGACTACAAGACGCGCGATGGACGGCCGTGCGAGATTGACCGCGTGCTCGATCCGGGTACCTACGGCATCAATCCGGTGCAATATCTCCCCGTCGACACCGCCGCCTGA
- a CDS encoding dodecin, whose product MSEHTYKVVELVGSSTQSTDMAIQNAISRAAKSLRNLDWFEVVETRGHLEKGKIAHWQVKIKLGFRMED is encoded by the coding sequence ATGAGCGAACATACCTATAAGGTGGTGGAACTGGTGGGCTCGTCCACCCAGAGCACAGACATGGCCATCCAGAATGCCATCTCCCGTGCCGCCAAGTCCCTGCGGAATCTGGACTGGTTCGAGGTTGTTGAAACTCGTGGCCATCTCGAGAAAGGCAAGATCGCCCACTGGCAGGTCAAGATAAAGCTTGGTTTCCGCATGGAGGATTAG
- a CDS encoding DUF2007 domain-containing protein, whose product MLRLCTAANLPEAHLLLHQLAQAGIEARVLNEHAQGGLGELPFTHAYPEIWIMEPAQEMRARKILVEFERAPASTIPLRCTGCGESNPPGFEICWQCGKPLPVS is encoded by the coding sequence ATGCTTCGTCTGTGCACTGCGGCCAATCTGCCGGAGGCCCATCTGCTTCTGCACCAACTGGCGCAGGCCGGTATTGAGGCGCGAGTGCTCAATGAGCACGCGCAAGGCGGTCTCGGCGAACTTCCTTTCACCCACGCTTATCCTGAAATCTGGATCATGGAACCGGCCCAGGAGATGCGGGCGCGCAAGATTCTTGTGGAGTTTGAGCGCGCTCCCGCCTCGACAATTCCGTTGCGGTGTACGGGCTGCGGTGAATCCAATCCGCCGGGATTTGAAATCTGCTGGCAGTGTGGCAAGCCCTTGCCGGTTTCATGA
- the htpX gene encoding protease HtpX: MKRVFLFLVTNIAVLLVLSVAASILIRVLGVEEIPGGLNLQSLIIFAAVIGFGGSFISLAMSKWMAKRATGAKVIEQPRNATEQWLFETVRRQAKQAGIGMPEVAVYEAPDINAFATGMRRDAALVAVSTGLLQSMDKDEAEAVLGHEITHVANGDMVTLALIQGVLNTFVIVLSRVIGYFVDRVLLKNDRGFGIGYFVTSIVAQIVLGILASMIVMWFSRQREFRADRGGAKLAGREKMIAALQRLKTMHEPAQLPEQLAAFGISSGQVGGWKRLFMSHPPLDERIAALQQSR; encoded by the coding sequence ATGAAGCGCGTATTCCTGTTCTTGGTGACCAACATCGCTGTCCTGCTGGTGCTCAGTGTTGCTGCCAGTATCCTGATTCGCGTACTGGGCGTTGAGGAGATACCGGGCGGGCTGAATCTGCAGTCTCTTATTATTTTCGCGGCGGTGATCGGTTTCGGCGGCTCGTTCATTTCGCTGGCCATGTCCAAGTGGATGGCAAAACGTGCCACCGGTGCGAAGGTCATCGAGCAACCGCGCAATGCCACGGAGCAGTGGCTATTTGAAACAGTGCGGCGCCAGGCCAAGCAGGCCGGCATCGGCATGCCGGAAGTGGCGGTTTATGAGGCTCCGGACATTAACGCCTTCGCCACCGGCATGCGCCGCGACGCGGCGCTGGTCGCCGTCAGCACCGGCCTGTTGCAGTCCATGGACAAGGACGAGGCCGAAGCCGTGCTGGGTCATGAGATTACGCACGTAGCGAACGGCGACATGGTGACACTGGCGCTGATTCAGGGCGTGCTCAACACCTTCGTGATCGTTTTGTCTCGCGTGATCGGATATTTCGTCGATCGCGTGCTGCTCAAGAACGATCGCGGTTTCGGGATAGGGTATTTTGTCACCAGCATCGTGGCGCAGATCGTGCTTGGCATCCTGGCGAGCATGATCGTCATGTGGTTCAGCCGCCAACGTGAATTCCGCGCTGACCGGGGCGGTGCCAAACTCGCCGGCCGCGAGAAGATGATTGCGGCGCTGCAGCGCCTCAAGACAATGCACGAACCGGCGCAACTGCCCGAGCAATTGGCCGCCTTCGGTATCTCCAGCGGGCAGGTCGGTGGCTGGAAGCGCTTATTCATGTCGCATCCGCCGCTGGATGAACGCATCGCCGCCTTGCAACAGTCGCGCTGA
- the msrP gene encoding protein-methionine-sulfoxide reductase catalytic subunit MsrP, producing MRKPADINPSEITPRDVYLNRRRFLREAAAVAAAGATAALLPNVVSAGQKIPNVRKSPLSTVEKLTSFQDITTYNNFYEFGTDKSDPARHAQNFRTFPWTISIEGEIKKPAQYQFEELLKHYPLEERIYRLRCVEAWSMVVPWVGFPLRDLIRRLGPTSRAKYVEFTTLQDPAQMPGQRPGLLGAGLDWPYVEGLRLDEAMHSLTILAVGLYGEVMPSQNGAPIRLVVPWKYGFKSIKSIVKIRFVEKQPLTTWMKSGPREYGFYSNVNPTVDHPRWSQAAERRIGEDSLFSPKRKTPMFNGYAEQVASLYTGMDLKKFF from the coding sequence ATCCGCAAGCCTGCCGATATCAACCCGAGCGAGATTACTCCCAGGGACGTCTATCTGAATCGCCGGCGCTTCCTACGCGAGGCCGCCGCCGTGGCCGCCGCTGGCGCCACCGCGGCTCTGTTACCCAATGTGGTATCAGCCGGGCAGAAAATTCCCAACGTGCGCAAGAGCCCGCTTTCCACGGTCGAGAAGCTGACTTCCTTCCAGGACATCACGACCTATAACAATTTCTACGAGTTCGGCACGGACAAAAGCGATCCTGCCCGACATGCACAGAATTTCCGCACCTTTCCCTGGACCATCAGCATCGAAGGCGAGATCAAAAAGCCTGCCCAGTATCAGTTCGAGGAACTTCTCAAGCACTATCCGCTGGAGGAACGTATTTATCGCCTGCGTTGCGTTGAGGCCTGGTCCATGGTGGTTCCGTGGGTGGGGTTTCCCCTGCGCGACCTGATCCGCCGCCTCGGGCCAACCTCGCGCGCCAAGTATGTCGAGTTCACCACGTTACAAGATCCTGCGCAGATGCCCGGCCAGAGACCGGGATTGTTGGGCGCCGGTCTCGACTGGCCGTACGTCGAAGGACTGCGCCTTGACGAGGCCATGCACTCGCTGACTATCCTGGCCGTGGGCCTTTACGGCGAAGTCATGCCGAGCCAGAACGGAGCGCCGATTCGGCTCGTGGTGCCATGGAAATACGGTTTCAAGAGCATCAAGTCCATCGTGAAAATCCGTTTTGTCGAAAAGCAGCCGTTAACCACCTGGATGAAGTCCGGTCCGCGCGAATATGGTTTCTATTCGAACGTGAATCCCACGGTGGATCATCCGCGCTGGAGCCAGGCCGCCGAGCGGCGCATTGGCGAGGACTCGCTGTTTTCACCCAAGCGCAAAACGCCCATGTTCAACGGCTATGCCGAGCAGGTGGCCTCGCTGTATACCGGTATGGACCTGAAAAAGTTTTTCTGA
- the msrQ gene encoding protein-methionine-sulfoxide reductase heme-binding subunit MsrQ produces MSSPAIHKFLKSALFVVALIPLAYLVFRAVNNHLGANPIETINRYTGDWVLRFLMLTLAVTPLRKLTGWNSLLRYRRMLGLFVFFYVCLHFLSYVWLDQYFVLADIVKDVIKRPYITVGFASFLMLIPLAVTSTNAMVRRLGAKRWQQLHRLVYLIGIGGVVHFLWLVKSDISEPLVYAAILALLLGFRLWVRARRLNSAIVPGTST; encoded by the coding sequence ATGTCGAGTCCTGCCATCCATAAATTTCTGAAATCCGCGTTGTTTGTTGTAGCGCTGATTCCGCTGGCGTATCTCGTCTTCCGGGCTGTTAATAATCATTTAGGCGCCAATCCCATCGAAACGATCAACCGTTATACTGGTGACTGGGTGCTGCGTTTTCTGATGCTCACGCTGGCGGTAACGCCATTGAGAAAACTGACTGGCTGGAATTCTTTATTGCGTTACCGGCGCATGCTGGGACTGTTCGTCTTTTTTTATGTCTGCCTGCATTTCCTGTCCTACGTCTGGCTCGACCAGTATTTCGTGCTCGCGGATATCGTTAAAGACGTGATCAAGCGGCCGTATATCACGGTGGGCTTTGCCAGTTTTCTGATGCTGATACCGCTGGCCGTGACCTCCACGAATGCCATGGTCCGCCGGCTGGGCGCGAAACGCTGGCAGCAATTACATCGCCTGGTTTATCTCATCGGCATCGGCGGTGTGGTGCATTTCCTGTGGCTGGTGAAGTCCGATATCAGCGAGCCGCTGGTTTACGCTGCCATCCTGGCTTTGTTATTGGGGTTCCGGTTGTGGGTCCGGGCACGCCGGTTAAACAGTGCGATCGTGCCTGGCACGTCAACGTAA
- the hslV gene encoding ATP-dependent protease subunit HslV, which yields MKTQLHGTTILSVRRNGHVAIGGDGQVTMGNTVMKSNARKVRRLYKDQVIAGFAGGTADAFTLFERFEGKLEKHQGQLTRAAVELAKDWRTDRILRRLEAVLAVADKTDSLVITGQGDVIEPEGGLIAIGSGGPYAQAAARALMENTELNARAIVEQALNIAADICIYTNRSLTIEELQS from the coding sequence TTGAAAACCCAGCTTCACGGAACAACTATTTTATCGGTTCGCCGCAATGGTCATGTGGCCATCGGCGGCGATGGCCAGGTCACCATGGGTAATACGGTCATGAAGTCGAACGCGCGCAAGGTGCGCCGTCTGTACAAGGATCAGGTGATCGCCGGGTTTGCCGGCGGCACGGCCGATGCCTTCACGCTGTTCGAGCGCTTTGAGGGCAAGCTGGAAAAGCACCAGGGGCAGCTGACGCGCGCGGCGGTGGAACTGGCCAAGGACTGGCGCACCGACCGCATCCTGCGCCGCCTCGAGGCGGTGCTGGCGGTGGCGGACAAGACCGACTCGCTTGTCATCACCGGTCAGGGCGATGTTATCGAACCTGAAGGTGGGCTCATTGCCATCGGTTCCGGCGGGCCCTACGCACAGGCGGCGGCGCGCGCCCTGATGGAAAATACCGAGCTGAATGCGCGTGCCATTGTTGAACAGGCCTTGAATATCGCCGCCGATATCTGCATCTATACCAATCGCAGTCTGACCATCGAGGAGCTTCAGAGTTGA
- the hslU gene encoding ATP-dependent protease ATPase subunit HslU, giving the protein MSEMTPREIVQELDKHIIGQSAAKRAVAIALRNRWRRSQVEDESLRAEITPKNILMIGPTGVGKTEIARRLAKLANAPFIKVEATKFTEVGYVGREVDSIIRDLVDMAVKMMRVEEMAKVRARAEDAAEDRILDILVTPAREMDFAVGETARPADGAARQMFRKKLREGSMDDQEIEVELSAPAMGVEIITPPGMEEMTSQLQGLFQNMGGRRSRPRKVKIREARKLLTEDEASRLVNEEDIKGRALQRVEQHGIVFIDEIDKIVGRNEGRAPDVSREGVQRDLLPLVEGCTVSTKYGMVKSDHILFIASGAFHLSKPSDLIPELQGRLPIRVELDPLNADDFERILTEPDASLTEQYSALLATEGHRLEYKPDGVRRIAEVAWQVNERTENIGARRLHTVMERLLETVSFEATDRGNENTVVDAAYVDQHLGSLVDNEDLARYIL; this is encoded by the coding sequence ATGTCGGAAATGACCCCGCGGGAAATCGTCCAGGAGCTGGACAAGCACATCATCGGTCAGTCGGCGGCCAAGCGCGCCGTCGCCATCGCGTTGCGCAACCGCTGGCGCCGCTCGCAGGTCGAGGATGAATCGTTGCGCGCCGAGATCACGCCCAAAAATATTTTGATGATCGGTCCGACCGGCGTCGGCAAGACCGAAATTGCGCGCCGGCTGGCTAAACTCGCCAATGCGCCCTTCATCAAGGTCGAGGCGACCAAATTCACGGAAGTGGGCTATGTCGGACGCGAGGTCGATTCGATCATCCGCGACCTCGTGGACATGGCAGTCAAGATGATGCGCGTGGAGGAAATGGCCAAGGTCCGTGCTCGCGCCGAGGACGCCGCCGAGGACCGGATTCTGGATATCCTGGTTACACCGGCGCGCGAGATGGATTTCGCCGTGGGTGAGACGGCGCGCCCGGCCGACGGCGCGGCGCGCCAGATGTTCCGCAAGAAGCTGCGCGAAGGCTCGATGGACGATCAGGAGATCGAAGTCGAGCTGTCGGCACCGGCCATGGGCGTGGAAATCATCACACCGCCCGGCATGGAGGAAATGACCAGTCAGTTGCAGGGACTGTTTCAAAACATGGGCGGTCGCCGTTCCCGCCCACGCAAGGTGAAAATCCGCGAGGCCCGGAAACTATTGACCGAGGATGAAGCGTCAAGACTCGTCAACGAGGAAGACATCAAGGGCCGGGCCTTGCAGCGCGTCGAGCAGCACGGCATTGTGTTTATTGACGAGATCGACAAGATCGTTGGCCGCAACGAAGGGCGCGCCCCGGATGTTTCGCGCGAAGGCGTACAGCGCGATCTGCTGCCGCTGGTGGAAGGCTGCACGGTTTCAACCAAATACGGCATGGTTAAATCCGATCACATCCTTTTTATCGCCTCGGGCGCGTTTCATCTCTCCAAACCCTCTGATCTCATTCCCGAGCTGCAGGGTCGTCTGCCGATTCGCGTCGAGCTCGACCCGCTTAATGCGGATGATTTCGAGCGCATCCTGACCGAGCCCGACGCCTCGCTGACCGAGCAGTACAGCGCCTTACTGGCGACCGAAGGGCACAGACTCGAATATAAACCCGACGGCGTGCGCCGTATCGCCGAGGTGGCATGGCAGGTGAATGAGCGTACCGAGAATATCGGCGCGCGCCGCCTGCACACCGTCATGGAGCGCCTGCTCGAGACAGTATCCTTTGAAGCCACTGATCGCGGCAATGAAAATACCGTGGTGGATGCCGCCTACGTCGATCAGCACCTGGGCAGCCTGGTCGACAACGAAGATCTTGCGCGTTATATCCTCTGA
- a CDS encoding Hsp20/alpha crystallin family protein: MTRLIRRENGAPLTRWGLWDNDIDRMFQGFLNPMREVEEARDEDLFPAMDVKERADAYVIVADVPGAKKEDIDVSLENGILTISAETKSEKEEKDGERVLRQERRYGKYVRSLRLGTQVDEKGIKANYKDGVLELTLPKAEAVKPKKITVDVA; the protein is encoded by the coding sequence ATGACCAGACTGATACGACGTGAAAACGGCGCCCCGCTGACCCGCTGGGGTTTGTGGGACAATGATATCGACCGGATGTTTCAGGGTTTCTTGAACCCGATGCGCGAGGTGGAAGAGGCGCGCGATGAGGACCTGTTCCCGGCCATGGACGTGAAAGAGCGTGCTGATGCCTATGTCATCGTCGCCGATGTACCGGGCGCGAAGAAAGAGGACATCGACGTAAGCCTGGAAAACGGCATTCTCACCATCAGCGCGGAAACCAAGAGCGAAAAGGAAGAAAAGGATGGCGAACGTGTTCTGCGCCAGGAACGCCGTTACGGCAAATATGTCCGCAGTCTGCGGTTGGGCACGCAGGTCGACGAAAAGGGTATCAAGGCCAACTACAAGGACGGGGTATTGGAACTGACCCTGCCCAAGGCCGAAGCAGTGAAGCCCAAGAAGATTACTGTGGATGTAGCCTAA